The Brassica rapa cultivar Chiifu-401-42 chromosome A10, CAAS_Brap_v3.01, whole genome shotgun sequence genome segment GGCGACTGAGCGTCCTCCTTCTTTTGAGCTCGCCAAAGGTATCAATGGCCTCGACAAAATCGTCCTCCGCCAGTCTCGTTTCCGCTCCGCCGAGGTATCTATCTCCTTTTCACTCTCTATCTCTCTAACTGATCTGAGATTTTTTTACATCTTTTGTGATCGCCGATTGCGATTGCGATTGCGATTGCGAATCTCATCTCTAGTGATTTGAACTAGATCTGTGGATTTACTCAGTCCTCTACAAAGTAGTCTAGTCTATGAATCCATGGATCTGTTGAATTGATTGATTCCGAGTGGATTATATTGATCATCAGTTTGTTGTGTTATTATTATGATTCCTTCACAATGATGTTAATTTGGtttctgacaaaaaaaaaatggaggtaTACTTGTATGGTGGTCATGTGACTTCTTGGAAGAATGAGAATGGTGAAGAGTTGCTTTACCTCAGCAGCAAGGTATTATCCACATCTTCCAtctgattttaaaaaatcacattatgGTTCATGAAAACAGCTTCAAACTCCCTTAGAAACAGACTAACTGTCACTTTTATCTTGAATCTGCGGAGAAAATAAGAATAATGCCTAAAGAAGTTGATATTGGAAATGCTATACATTTGCCATTAGATGCTTCTCTGGTTTGCCTGTGATGCAAAAGAGTATTTATCTTCTTAGAATGATTGCTTCAAGGAGGTTGATGACATCAATTCTTACTTTCATGTTTAGTTTAATTTCCAAATAAAGCATGTGAAAGAATAGAGGACATTTGATTTTGCAGTCtcgttgttttgtttttggccTCGTTTAGTGAGTGTATGAGCGTAAAGCGATAGAGATCTGAGACCAATGTGCTATGCGTTGTGCAGGCTATATTCAAGCCTCCAAAGCCAATCCGTGGAGGGATTCCGCTATGCTTCCCACAAGTAGGGTGTTTGTGTTTCTTCCTTTGTTTGTTCCATTTTACTATTGAATGTGCTCCTGaaattctcttctttttttgtacGTGCAGTTCAGTAACCTTGGTACACTCGAATCACATGGATTCGCTAGAAACAGGATCTGGGAAGTTGATGCTAGCCCACCTCCTTTGCCAACGTATTCTTCTCCTAATGCTTTCGTTGACCTGATCCTGAGGCCAACTGAAGACGATCTGAAGACATGGCCTCACAAGTAAGATTCTTCAGAACTCGCTCTCGTTATACTTTTCTTAGAACAGTATGCACGTATTAAACTTGAAATGTCTACATTGAATCTTGTGCGCATTTACTAACTTCCGTCTCGTTGCATCCAATTTCAGTTTTGAGTTCAGGATGAGGGTGGACTTGGGATCTGAAGGAGAATTGACACTGACATCTCGTATCAGGAACACCAACGCTGATGGAAAGCCGTTTACATTCACATTTGCTTACCACACCTATTTCTCTGTCTCGGACATCAGGTACTCTCATTGCATTCATGTGTTCACATGCCTCGATCTCCACTGTCTTTTGCTTTCATTTTCTCGAAGTATTGAGTTTATACTGTATTAAACTCCTACATATATCTTCCTGGGAAGCTTTGGAATATTAATTTTGGTATATGCATGGGATTTTCCTTGTGTTCAGTGAAGTACGGGTTGAAGGATTGGAGACTCTGGATTATCTAGACAACTTAAAGAACAGAGAACGTTTTACGGAGCAAGGAGATGCTATTACTTTTGAATCCGAAGTAAGTTTGACATATCCAGTCTCTCCTTCTTTCTGAAATATATGTCTTAGTATCATCACTTTAAAAAAGGAACTTGTTACTTGTTTGAAAACTAGATTGACAAGATATACCTAAGCACTCCTACAAAGATTGCTATTTTGGACCACGAGAAAAAGAGGACCTTCGTTGTACGCAAGGATGGGCTTGCTGATGCAGGTAAAACATAAAACCCTCTTTATTTGTACCAGAATCTTAGTTGCGTTCTACTAATTAGAATTCAAAACTGATTCATTCATATTCGTGTGGTCAGTGGTGTGGAATCCATGGGATAAGAAGTCAAAGACGATATCAGACTTGGGAGATGAAGACTATAAGCATATGCTATGTGTTGAAGCTGCAGCTGTGGAAAGACCCATCACATTAAAACCGGGTGAAGAATGGAAAGGAAGACTCGAGCTCTCTGCGGTTCCTTCAAGTTACTCCAGTGGACAGCTTGACCCCAAGAAAGTCCTCCAATGAACCtttcaaacttcaaaaaaatatcACTCTTTCTCCTCTCTTTTTCTTATTTGATTTCAGGTAGCTTTCAAAATATATACTCTTTTCCCGTTTATATCTCCCTTTCATGAACACTTTCTTGTGTGCGTTCCAAAACGACAAGACATACAAAATCTTTTCGTTTATATTGGTACACATGATCGGGGTATCTTTCCTTTGATTTAGATATTCTGTCATTTTGTTAAgagaaatattttgattttgtggtttctgtttattttaaatgataaaaaaagaattacattTGGTTTGTGCAGTACTATGAAGAAACGAGTGAAGGAAGGCGTAAAGATGATATGGTGTTTTGGTTTTCGCAATGGAATAAATAAATTTCTTCTAAGTGCACTATAAAATAATACTTGTTGATTAGTTTTTGCCTATTGGAgagttcttttttgttttgcttaTATGGATAGTTGTAGTAGACCAATCAGTGCTTGTGTCTAGCCTTTGTCCGGTCAGGTCCAAAGGTATTTCGAActtgtaaaaatatattgataaaaaatgaaTATCAAATCGAAAGAATAGTATACAAGTCCCTAAATCAAATACTTTTCGAGTATGATTATGGTGCGTTAGTTATATTGTTAACGTCTCTGTCTTGAGTTCACAATGCATCCACTTTGTCTAATTGACATCAAACCAGCATTAACTTTGAAATTAACACTACTAATTTCTTATAGTTACAAAAGTTAATGGTTTGATGTGGACATCAATTATTGAAGTGCCGTAATAATTGTTAAGTAACTCGAGATCTTAATAAGTACGAGATAAATCATCGTGGGGATACTTAACAAAGAAACTGTTCTGTGAAAACGAAAACTCAGAACGAAAATATATCTCCGGgaaggaaaaaagaaaacaaataaggCATTTTTTTGGATCCACACGAGATTACATCTGGCTCGAACATCAAGAGATTCCCTAGCTTTTGcattaaactattttatacaaaaataatagtaattattATTGATAGTGTTTTGTCGTTAATGCTTTTCATTGGTTACATAGTCATATTCTGAATCTGATTCATTGTATGTGGGAGCTGAGGTTGTCCTTAGTTGGTCCACTGTTATTACCACTATTATACAATTTTGGAGAAACAGTATTAAAACATATCCGTAGTATATTGTACTCTATAtgtcatataatatatatatatatatatatatataatatccaACTCGAGTTAATCTGTCAGTTTGCCTAATGTTAATGAGATCGTTTTTTGGCGGGTTAAATATTAATGAGATTAGTTGAATATAGGTATGAAACAACGCAGccgtataaataaaaaatatatacaaaaaatgaAACTATACAGATATAATCTAATTTAATTAACAGATTGaggataattatttttttaacgaaaataaataattgtggAATCAATATAAAAGAGAAGAGTATATTTCACTTTAGTAAATTTTGGGGGGAAAAATTGTAAGATCACTCCATGATATTGCGAATATGAACTACTCTATGAACTAATCTAAATTTTTCATAAATTGTCATTTCAGGTTTCGTTTTCAGCTGAACTATATATGTGATGTAATGTACTAATAATCACCAAAAGCAGATAAAATCTAATCTAAGAGCTGAGTTACAAGTGGAGAAATAACCCACATGAGGAAGGCCCACTTTTAGCGTCCAGGTTTTCGACACGTGTGTTTCTGGGACCACCAACTAGCTTCAGAAAACCCTAATGATATCGTAATTATCtgaaatgttatttattttttttaaggcaaatgttattttattttatcgatttactAATTATCCCTCCCTGAAAATGTTTAGCTTTTTCTGACTTGAGTGAATATGACAACTTTCGGTCcgatcttcttctttctttacaCTGATCTTTGGTCGGATCTTATAATATATTGATACCACCACGGTTTATt includes the following:
- the LOC103845172 gene encoding putative glucose-6-phosphate 1-epimerase produces the protein MATERPPSFELAKGINGLDKIVLRQSRFRSAEVYLYGGHVTSWKNENGEELLYLSSKAIFKPPKPIRGGIPLCFPQFSNLGTLESHGFARNRIWEVDASPPPLPTYSSPNAFVDLILRPTEDDLKTWPHNFEFRMRVDLGSEGELTLTSRIRNTNADGKPFTFTFAYHTYFSVSDISEVRVEGLETLDYLDNLKNRERFTEQGDAITFESEIDKIYLSTPTKIAILDHEKKRTFVVRKDGLADAVVWNPWDKKSKTISDLGDEDYKHMLCVEAAAVERPITLKPGEEWKGRLELSAVPSSYSSGQLDPKKVLQ